In Sporosarcina sp. PTS2304, a genomic segment contains:
- the pgk gene encoding phosphoglycerate kinase: MKLKKTIRDIELQGKRVFCRVDFNVPMEDGQVTDDTRIRAALPTIQYMVGEGAKVILASHLGRPKGEVKEDMRLTPAGDTLSELLGKKVRKVDTSIGEEVEQAIADMKDGEVILLENVRFNPGEEKNDPELSKKFADLADVFVNDAFGTAHRAHSSTAGIAQYIPGVLGFLLEKELDVLGKALSDPERPFTAIIGGAKVKDKIGVIDNLLDKVDNLLIGGGLSYTFTRAQGYETGDSLVEEDKVELAQSFIEKAKEKSVNLYLPTDAVVADAFSVDANTKTVSVDDISKGWMGLDIGPETAERYKQVIKDSKFVIWNGPMGVFEMEPFANGTKTVADAMAETNAYTVIGGGDSAAAVEKFEVAKHMDHVSTGGGASLEFMEGIELPGVAVLQDRE; encoded by the coding sequence ATGAAGTTGAAAAAAACGATTAGAGATATCGAATTACAGGGCAAGCGCGTATTTTGCCGTGTCGATTTTAACGTGCCAATGGAAGACGGTCAAGTGACGGATGACACACGGATCCGCGCGGCATTGCCGACTATTCAGTATATGGTAGGTGAAGGCGCGAAAGTAATTTTGGCGAGTCACTTAGGTCGTCCGAAAGGTGAAGTCAAAGAAGATATGCGATTGACACCTGCGGGAGATACATTGTCTGAACTTCTCGGTAAAAAAGTACGGAAAGTAGACACCTCGATCGGCGAAGAAGTAGAACAAGCGATTGCTGACATGAAAGACGGCGAAGTGATTTTGCTTGAAAACGTTCGCTTTAATCCAGGCGAAGAGAAAAATGATCCGGAACTATCGAAGAAATTCGCGGATCTTGCGGATGTGTTCGTCAATGATGCATTTGGAACAGCGCACCGTGCACACTCTTCAACTGCCGGTATTGCACAATACATACCTGGTGTTCTAGGATTCTTACTTGAAAAGGAATTAGACGTCCTTGGCAAAGCATTATCCGATCCAGAACGACCATTCACTGCGATTATCGGTGGAGCAAAAGTAAAAGATAAAATCGGTGTCATCGATAATTTATTGGATAAAGTCGATAACTTATTGATCGGTGGCGGATTGTCGTATACGTTTACACGTGCGCAAGGATATGAGACGGGCGATTCGTTAGTAGAAGAAGACAAAGTGGAATTGGCACAGTCCTTCATTGAAAAGGCGAAAGAAAAGTCTGTGAATCTGTACTTGCCGACAGATGCGGTAGTGGCGGACGCGTTTTCAGTAGATGCCAACACGAAAACAGTTTCTGTAGATGACATTTCCAAAGGCTGGATGGGTCTTGATATTGGACCGGAAACAGCTGAGCGTTATAAACAAGTGATAAAAGACTCGAAGTTCGTCATTTGGAACGGTCCGATGGGTGTCTTTGAAATGGAACCGTTTGCGAATGGTACGAAGACCGTGGCAGATGCGATGGCGGAAACAAATGCTTATACTGTAATTGGCGGTGGAGATTCAGCAGCAGCTGTTGAGAAGTTTGAAGTGGCAAAACATATGGACCACGTATCGACAGGTGGCGGTGCTTCACTGGAATTTATGGAAGGCATCGAATTACCGGGAGTAGCCGTATTACAAGATCGAGAATAG
- the gap gene encoding type I glyceraldehyde-3-phosphate dehydrogenase, with amino-acid sequence MTLKLAINGFGRIGRVVLRETLKTEDVEVVAINDLTDAAMLAHLLKYDSVHGVLDADVQSDESSLIVNDQKVKVFAEKDPANLPWKDLGIDIVIDCTGVFRDTKSLQKHIDAGAKKVILSAPAKGEMTTLVMGVNEETYDAANDQIVSNASCTTNCLAPVVKVLNDEFGIKRGMMTTIHSYTNDQRILDLPHDDYRRARAAAESMIPTSTGAASAVTKVIPELKGKLDGMAVRVPTPNVSLVDFVTELNQEVTAEQVNEVLKKASENELKGYLYYSELPLVSIDYNGNTASSTVDGLSTMVMEGNLVKVISWYDNESGYSARCIDLARYMQKQGL; translated from the coding sequence ATGACATTGAAACTAGCGATTAACGGATTTGGACGTATTGGACGAGTGGTATTACGTGAAACATTGAAGACAGAAGATGTAGAAGTGGTAGCAATCAATGACTTGACGGATGCAGCTATGCTTGCACACTTGCTGAAATACGATTCTGTTCACGGAGTATTAGATGCAGATGTACAATCAGATGAATCTTCATTGATTGTCAACGATCAGAAAGTGAAAGTATTTGCAGAAAAAGACCCTGCGAACTTGCCTTGGAAAGACTTGGGCATTGATATCGTCATTGATTGTACGGGAGTATTCCGCGATACAAAATCACTGCAAAAGCATATCGACGCAGGAGCTAAAAAAGTGATCTTGTCTGCTCCGGCAAAAGGCGAGATGACAACATTAGTTATGGGTGTCAATGAAGAAACATACGATGCGGCAAACGATCAGATCGTCTCCAATGCATCATGTACGACAAACTGTTTGGCACCAGTCGTGAAAGTATTGAATGACGAGTTCGGTATTAAGCGCGGAATGATGACAACGATTCACTCCTACACGAATGACCAGCGCATTTTAGATCTTCCGCATGATGATTACAGACGTGCGCGTGCGGCGGCGGAGTCAATGATTCCTACATCTACAGGTGCAGCATCTGCAGTAACAAAAGTCATTCCTGAACTAAAAGGTAAATTGGACGGAATGGCAGTACGCGTACCGACTCCGAACGTGTCACTCGTTGACTTCGTGACAGAGTTAAACCAAGAAGTAACAGCGGAGCAAGTAAACGAAGTCTTGAAAAAAGCTTCTGAAAACGAGCTGAAAGGCTACTTATACTACAGCGAGCTGCCTTTAGTTTCAATCGACTACAACGGCAACACCGCATCTTCTACAGTTGACGGATTATCTACGATGGTCATGGAAGGCAATTTAGTAAAAGTAATTTCTTGGTACGATAATGAATCAGGCTACTCTGCACGTTGTATAGATTTAGCTCGCTACATGCAAAAACAGGGCCTGTAA
- a CDS encoding sugar-binding transcriptional regulator, which produces MMDQMRPTSKRVMKLNLSFTDAQLALVPELPTLIEQRYHMLKLIKLSGPVGRRTLSSMSGYSERETRSMLELLKEQDLAHIAKEGVSVTEKGIEVLFALHDTIEERSGRRQLASELAERLAIKKVHVVEGDSDYSDVTKRLLGMQTAKQFRSQIQKHKIVAVTGGSSVAMVPAFMQTDELSDLLFIAARGGVGEELGLQANMIAASFAEACDASYKAFYYPDTLSEEAHAVFQHEPAAKEMLELYSKTECVIHGIGDATRMALLRNSSEEEQQILMERQAKGEAFGFYFNQQGEIVHRIRTVGIQIEQLQQVPLLFAVAGGKSKAQAILSYLAGAPSQTILLTDEAAAEEMLALMKKG; this is translated from the coding sequence ATGATGGATCAAATGCGACCCACGTCGAAAAGAGTGATGAAATTGAACTTATCATTTACCGATGCACAACTCGCACTTGTACCTGAACTTCCTACATTAATAGAGCAACGGTATCATATGCTGAAACTTATAAAATTATCAGGCCCTGTGGGAAGACGGACGCTGAGTTCGATGTCCGGTTATTCAGAACGTGAAACACGATCGATGCTGGAGTTATTAAAAGAGCAAGACTTGGCACATATTGCAAAAGAAGGCGTGTCGGTCACAGAAAAAGGTATAGAAGTTCTTTTTGCTTTACATGATACGATTGAAGAAAGATCAGGCAGGCGTCAATTGGCGAGTGAACTGGCAGAACGGTTAGCTATTAAAAAAGTCCATGTAGTAGAAGGCGACTCCGATTACTCGGATGTAACAAAACGACTTCTCGGCATGCAGACAGCAAAGCAATTCCGTAGCCAAATTCAAAAGCACAAAATTGTAGCAGTGACTGGCGGTAGTTCCGTAGCTATGGTTCCGGCCTTTATGCAAACTGATGAATTATCAGATCTGTTATTCATCGCTGCAAGAGGCGGAGTTGGCGAAGAACTTGGATTACAGGCGAATATGATTGCTGCTTCGTTTGCTGAAGCGTGTGATGCATCGTACAAAGCGTTTTATTATCCAGATACTCTCAGTGAAGAGGCACATGCAGTATTCCAGCATGAACCTGCCGCGAAAGAGATGCTCGAGTTATATAGTAAAACGGAATGTGTCATACATGGCATTGGCGATGCGACTCGGATGGCACTGTTACGAAACTCTTCAGAGGAAGAACAGCAAATTCTTATGGAACGCCAAGCGAAAGGAGAAGCATTCGGCTTTTACTTTAATCAGCAAGGGGAAATTGTCCACCGCATTCGCACAGTCGGGATTCAGATTGAGCAGCTTCAACAAGTACCTTTATTATTTGCGGTAGCAGGCGGGAAAAGTAAAGCACAGGCGATTCTTTCTTATTTGGCCGGTGCACCGTCTCAAACCATTTTATTAACAGATGAAGCAGCGGCAGAAGAAATGCTGGCGCTAATGAAAAAAGGCTAA
- a CDS encoding glutaredoxin family protein, whose translation MIARVDSMIGKRCSMIARVASMIGKRCSMIARVASMSGKRCSMIEARSPTNDQYNFIENTSEIYYDRQQVEVSGMKFELYTRPNCPLCVEAEQMLRLVAEDHPVEWETINIEEDDEIHEKYLLMIPVLERQGDVVLYGNIGYIDILEIIDQ comes from the coding sequence ATGATCGCGCGCGTTGATTCTATGATCGGAAAGAGGTGTTCTATGATCGCGCGTGTTGCTTCTATGATCGGAAAGCGGTGTTCTATGATCGCGCGTGTGGCTTCTATGAGCGGAAAGCGGTGTTCTATGATCGAAGCAAGATCTCCAACTAACGACCAATACAACTTCATTGAAAATACATCCGAAATTTACTATGATAGACAACAAGTCGAGGTGAGTGGAATGAAGTTTGAGTTGTATACGCGTCCGAATTGTCCGCTTTGTGTGGAAGCGGAGCAGATGCTGCGTTTGGTGGCGGAGGATCATCCCGTTGAGTGGGAAACCATTAATATAGAAGAAGATGATGAAATTCATGAAAAATATTTGTTGATGATTCCGGTTTTGGAGCGTCAAGGGGACGTCGTGTTGTATGGAAATATTGGATATATTGATATTTTAGAAATAATCGATCAATGA
- a CDS encoding YgcG family protein, whose translation MFVAVLLVALIGTATHAYAVTDVVVDEANILSPQQEAELREYGLRLQGATKAEFAVRTVYSLEGVPIEEYAVRKLRELELGDAKMNNGALLIVSTEKDDALNIKRAFYLTTGYGLEGALPDGKIGRIIDEVAMPYLNEGQPDIAIMEAYKAFYNEIAAEYGLEGDDLPVAYAQSQEEPGIPSFVIVIIILYLLYRMFKGGGRGGRGGPPGGRSSGGPIFFPGSFGGGSGGGGGFGGGGGFGGGGSGGGGGAGRSW comes from the coding sequence ATGTTCGTTGCAGTCCTGCTAGTCGCCCTGATCGGCACTGCAACACATGCATATGCGGTGACTGATGTCGTAGTGGATGAAGCAAATATTTTATCGCCTCAACAAGAAGCGGAGTTACGTGAATACGGTCTTCGTCTGCAAGGCGCAACAAAAGCGGAATTTGCGGTTCGCACGGTTTATTCACTCGAAGGTGTACCGATCGAAGAGTATGCGGTTCGTAAACTTCGAGAGTTGGAATTAGGCGATGCCAAAATGAATAACGGCGCATTGCTGATCGTCTCTACAGAAAAAGACGACGCCTTAAATATTAAACGCGCTTTTTATTTGACGACAGGTTACGGTTTGGAAGGTGCACTTCCAGACGGCAAAATCGGACGCATTATCGATGAAGTCGCGATGCCGTACTTAAATGAAGGTCAACCAGATATAGCTATTATGGAAGCATACAAAGCATTTTATAATGAAATCGCAGCGGAATATGGATTAGAAGGCGATGACTTACCCGTCGCCTATGCTCAGTCTCAAGAAGAGCCTGGCATTCCATCGTTCGTCATCGTCATTATTATTTTGTATCTGCTTTACCGCATGTTTAAAGGAGGCGGACGAGGTGGCAGAGGTGGTCCTCCTGGCGGCAGGTCAAGCGGCGGCCCAATTTTCTTCCCAGGCAGTTTTGGCGGAGGAAGCGGTGGCGGCGGTGGCTTCGGTGGTGGAGGAGGCTTTGGCGGCGGCGGTTCCGGAGGCGGAGGCGGCGCTGGCCGAAGTTGGTGA
- a CDS encoding LemA family protein: protein MKKVAGPLIVVIVLVVIAALMVIPSYNKLVNLEEDVDQSYAQIETQLQRRVDLIPNLVNTVKGYAAHEKEVIDNIAAARSKMAGAQGPEEQAAADSELSSALSRLLVVVENYPDLKANQNFQALMDELAGTENRIAVARKDYNDVVSQFNRRVKRFPGKLIASMFGFDEKEYFKAVEGAQQPPAVDFGNDTK, encoded by the coding sequence ATGAAGAAAGTCGCTGGCCCGCTGATCGTCGTCATTGTATTAGTCGTAATCGCCGCACTTATGGTAATCCCGAGTTATAATAAGTTAGTAAATCTTGAAGAGGATGTCGATCAATCGTATGCGCAGATCGAAACGCAGTTACAGCGCCGAGTAGATTTGATTCCTAATTTAGTAAATACAGTCAAAGGATACGCGGCACATGAAAAAGAAGTGATCGATAATATTGCGGCCGCACGCAGTAAAATGGCTGGTGCACAAGGTCCAGAAGAACAAGCAGCCGCAGATTCGGAACTTTCGAGTGCTTTGAGCAGATTATTAGTAGTAGTTGAAAATTATCCTGACTTAAAAGCCAATCAAAACTTCCAAGCGTTAATGGATGAATTGGCGGGCACGGAAAATCGTATCGCAGTTGCACGTAAAGATTATAATGATGTCGTGTCACAATTCAATCGCCGAGTGAAACGGTTCCCGGGTAAATTGATCGCATCGATGTTCGGATTTGACGAAAAAGAATATTTCAAAGCGGTCGAAGGGGCGCAACAACCGCCAGCAGTCGATTTTGGGAATGATACGAAGTGA
- a CDS encoding metal ABC transporter ATP-binding protein gives MIDPITVERISVSYDGNEVVKDVSFSFEPSSLIGVLGPNGAGKSTLLKAMLGLIHKDHGTVKFGSKSVDEMRRQIAYVPQRSNIDWNFPIVVKDTVLLGTYPKVGILRRPKKADKEWAMECLKQVGMEDFANRQIGELSGGQQQRVFLARALAQKADYFFLDEPFVGIDVSSEEIIITILRELQAAGKIIFVVHHDLSKVKSYFDKLVLMNKELIDAGPVNKVFQSGNMTKAYNRQFMLDGLEVSM, from the coding sequence ATGATTGATCCGATAACCGTCGAACGCATTAGCGTATCGTATGACGGAAATGAAGTAGTAAAAGACGTTTCATTCTCATTTGAACCTTCTAGTTTGATTGGGGTTCTCGGTCCAAACGGTGCCGGTAAATCTACATTACTAAAGGCCATGCTTGGCTTAATTCATAAAGATCATGGGACTGTCAAATTCGGCAGTAAATCAGTGGATGAAATGCGGAGACAGATTGCCTATGTCCCACAGCGTTCAAATATCGACTGGAACTTCCCGATTGTCGTAAAAGATACGGTCTTACTCGGCACTTATCCGAAAGTCGGCATTTTGCGCAGACCTAAAAAAGCGGATAAAGAATGGGCAATGGAATGTTTGAAACAAGTCGGTATGGAGGATTTCGCCAATCGCCAAATCGGTGAATTATCCGGCGGTCAGCAGCAACGCGTATTTTTAGCACGCGCGCTTGCACAGAAGGCAGATTATTTCTTTCTGGATGAACCTTTCGTCGGGATTGACGTTTCCAGTGAAGAAATCATCATTACGATTTTGCGTGAATTGCAAGCTGCCGGAAAAATCATTTTCGTCGTTCACCATGATTTATCAAAAGTGAAAAGTTATTTCGATAAATTAGTGTTAATGAATAAAGAATTGATCGATGCAGGTCCTGTCAACAAAGTGTTTCAGTCTGGCAATATGACGAAAGCATACAATCGGCAGTTCATGCTTGATGGCTTGGAGGTTTCAATGTAA
- a CDS encoding metal ABC transporter permease, protein MEFISDLLTYSFLQKAFVTSIMVGIICGVIGSFIVLRGMALMGDAISHAILPGVAISYMLGINYFYGAVLTGVLTAFGIGAISQNSRIKNDSSIGIVFSAFFALGIILITQAKSATDLTQILFGNVLSVRASDMWLTLIIGTIVILVVILFFKELLVSSFDETMAAAYGLKTRMIHYAIMFLLTLVTVASLQTVGVILVVSLLITPASTAYLLTNRLSIMVVLAAFFGAVSSIIGLYFSFLYNMPSGPVIALATTALFVLAFLFSPKQGVVVSKIRTISKRKAITAGHQ, encoded by the coding sequence ATGGAATTTATTTCAGACTTACTAACGTATAGCTTTTTACAGAAAGCGTTTGTTACATCCATTATGGTAGGAATCATTTGTGGAGTCATCGGCAGCTTTATCGTACTCCGCGGTATGGCACTGATGGGAGATGCGATTTCTCACGCGATTCTTCCTGGTGTCGCAATTTCCTACATGCTCGGGATCAATTATTTCTATGGTGCCGTGCTGACCGGTGTGTTAACAGCATTCGGGATCGGTGCCATTTCTCAAAACAGTCGAATTAAAAATGACTCTTCCATCGGTATCGTCTTTTCCGCATTTTTTGCTTTAGGTATTATTTTGATCACGCAAGCAAAAAGCGCTACAGACTTAACACAAATTCTCTTCGGTAACGTGTTATCTGTGCGCGCTTCCGATATGTGGCTGACGCTAATTATCGGAACCATCGTTATTTTGGTCGTCATTTTATTTTTCAAGGAACTGCTCGTTTCCAGTTTTGACGAAACGATGGCAGCCGCTTACGGATTAAAGACGCGTATGATTCATTACGCTATTATGTTTTTACTGACATTAGTTACAGTCGCTTCATTACAGACTGTCGGCGTTATTTTGGTCGTTTCATTATTAATAACACCTGCTTCTACGGCATATCTCTTAACGAACCGACTATCCATCATGGTAGTGCTTGCTGCGTTTTTCGGTGCTGTTTCTTCCATTATCGGATTATATTTCAGTTTCTTGTACAACATGCCGTCAGGACCTGTCATTGCACTCGCAACGACTGCCCTATTCGTTTTGGCATTCCTTTTCTCGCCTAAGCAAGGAGTTGTTGTCAGCAAAATTCGGACGATATCTAAGCGTAAAGCGATTACTGCAGGACATCAATGA
- a CDS encoding metal ABC transporter solute-binding protein, Zn/Mn family, whose protein sequence is MKNLVKWLGLSLLAVFMLAACGNDDGEGTTDAGDKTAQADDKLQVVTSFTIIADMAREIGGDFVEVYNLVPTGTDPHEYEPLPNDIKAATDADVLFYNGLNLEGGEKGWFFKMMDSVNQKDENIFSLTEQVEPKYIGGEDGTEEEINPHAFIDPAVGVKMAEAMRDALIEKHPTNSDKIKEQGDQYVARLKELDEEFAERISTIPEENRVLVTSERAFQYLNDHYGLKEAYIWEIDTEENGSPKQIKELVHYIQEHNVPVLFVESNVDTRPMETVSEETGVPIAEKPIYSDEIGNPGDEIDTYVKYLSYNMDLIHDELSKER, encoded by the coding sequence ATGAAGAACTTAGTGAAATGGCTAGGTCTGTCACTTCTTGCTGTGTTTATGTTAGCCGCTTGCGGTAATGACGATGGCGAAGGAACGACAGACGCTGGCGACAAAACAGCGCAAGCAGACGATAAACTACAGGTCGTCACATCATTTACGATTATTGCAGATATGGCACGTGAAATCGGCGGAGATTTCGTTGAAGTGTACAACTTAGTACCGACTGGAACGGATCCACACGAATACGAGCCATTGCCAAATGATATTAAAGCAGCTACAGATGCAGATGTATTGTTTTATAACGGATTGAATCTTGAAGGTGGAGAAAAAGGTTGGTTCTTTAAGATGATGGATTCTGTTAATCAGAAAGATGAAAACATTTTCAGCCTGACTGAACAAGTAGAACCTAAGTATATTGGTGGAGAAGATGGAACTGAAGAAGAAATCAACCCCCACGCCTTTATTGATCCGGCTGTCGGTGTTAAGATGGCAGAAGCGATGCGCGATGCATTGATTGAAAAGCATCCAACGAATAGCGATAAGATTAAAGAACAAGGCGATCAGTATGTGGCGCGTCTGAAAGAATTGGATGAAGAATTCGCTGAGCGTATTTCGACTATTCCTGAAGAAAATCGTGTGCTCGTAACGAGTGAACGTGCTTTCCAATATTTGAATGATCATTACGGATTAAAAGAAGCGTACATTTGGGAAATTGACACGGAAGAGAACGGTTCTCCTAAGCAAATTAAAGAACTTGTTCACTATATCCAAGAACATAATGTTCCTGTATTGTTTGTAGAATCTAACGTAGATACACGTCCGATGGAAACTGTTTCAGAAGAGACGGGTGTTCCAATTGCAGAAAAGCCGATCTATTCTGATGAAATCGGTAATCCTGGCGATGAGATCGATACGTATGTGAAGTACTTGAGCTATAATATGGACTTGATCCATGATGAGTTAAGTAAAGAGCGTTAA
- a CDS encoding helix-turn-helix transcriptional regulator: MEAAALERYLKTVGDQSRLRLLKALEGGSLCICDLQSVLAISQPAVSQHMHRLKKDGIVRDEKRGRWVYWSIHTEHPQYKLLVDLLQLLPAEAVDRSEDMSCK, translated from the coding sequence ATGGAAGCGGCGGCATTGGAACGATACTTAAAAACCGTTGGAGATCAGTCGAGGCTGCGTTTACTGAAAGCATTGGAAGGCGGATCATTATGCATTTGTGACTTGCAATCTGTTCTAGCTATCTCTCAGCCGGCTGTCAGTCAGCATATGCATCGCTTAAAGAAAGATGGCATCGTGCGCGATGAGAAGCGCGGACGGTGGGTCTATTGGTCGATTCATACAGAACATCCGCAATACAAGTTGCTAGTTGATTTATTGCAGTTACTACCGGCTGAGGCCGTTGATCGTAGTGAGGACATGTCATGCAAGTGA